The window CACAAGATACTGGCTCATGTCTCGGGCAAAATGCGCATGCATTTTATCAGGATACTGCCGGGCGATAAAGTTCTTTTGCAACTCTCGCCTTACGACCTGACGCGCGGTAGGATAACATACAGATACAAGTAGGCGAATATCTCGCCATGGATGGAACAAGTACAGTCAAGGAGGTCTGCATTTAATGAAAGTAAGACCGTCGGTCAAACCTATATGTGAATATTGCAGAATTATCAAGCGTCACGGCGTAGTGCGCGTGATCTGCAGCAGAAACCCGCGCCATAAGCAGCGTCAGGGAGCAAGGAGGTAGCAGGGAATGGCTCGTTTAGCCGGTGTTGACCTGCCGCGTGAGAAGAGGATCGAAATAGCCCTTACCTATATTTTTGGTATCGGGCCGGCAGTTGCGAACGATATCATAAAGGTCACGGGGATTGATCCCAACACCCGTGTGAAGGACCTGTCAGAGGAAGAAGAGCAGAAACTTCGCGCTGAAATTGAAGACAACCGCCTGGTAGAAGGTGACCTTCGCCGCGACATAGCGATGAACATCAAGCGTCTCATGGACATAGGCTGCTATCGCGGACTCAGACATCGTCAGGGTCTCCCCGTCAGAGGCCAGAGGACAAAGACGAACGCCCGTACTCGCAAAGGTCCGAAGAGGACTGTCGCGGGCAAAAAGAAAGCCACCAAGTAAGGTGCAACCAGGGAGGGAATAACAGTTGGCCAAACGCGTACAGCGCAGCCGTAAGCGCAAAGAGAAAAAGAACGTCAGCTATGGTGTCGCGCATATCTACTCAACATTCAACAACACCATCGTGACACTTACAGACAAGCAGGGCAACGCCCTTTCATGGGCCTCAGGCGGAAACGTCGGCTTCAAGGGGACCCGTAAGTCGACCCCGTACGCCGCGCAGATGTCGGCGGCACAGGCGGCAAAGGTTGCCCAGGACCACGGAGTAGTGGAAATTGACGTCGTAGTCAAGGGCCCCGGCCCGGGACGTGAATCTGCCATCCGTTCGCTTCAGGCGGCGGGGCTGCAGGTAAACGTAATCCGCGACGCAACGCCGATCCCGCACAACGGATGCCGTCCGCCCAAGCGGCGCCGCGTGTAGTCCTATAAGGAGGTACTTATTAGCATGAGCAGATACACAGGACCTGTCTGCAGGCTCTGCCGCGCAGAGGGCGCCAAGCTCTTTTTGAAGGGAGACCGCTGCTATACAGAAAAGTGCGGACTCACAAAGCGTAACTCAAAGCCCGGCCAGCACGGAACGCGCCGCGGCAAGATGAGCGAATATGGACTTCGTCTCCGTGAGAAGCAGAAGCTTCGCCGCTTCTACGGTATCAACGAGACCCAGTTCAGCACAATATACAAGAAGGCGACCGGGATGTCAGGTCAGACGGGCCATAACTTCCTCCAGCTTCTGGAGCGCCGTCTTGACAACGTCGTATACCGCCTTGGCCTCGGTGTAAGCCGCAGCCAGGCTCGTCAGCTTGTCTGCCATGGACACTTCACCGTCAACGGCCGCAAGCTTGACATCCCCAGCGCGCTCCTCAAGGTCGGAGATGTCGTCGCCGTTGCCGAAGGCAGCCGCGACGTCCCGACGATCAAGCAGAACGCCGAAGCGTCAGCAAGCCGCAGCATTCCCGCGTGGCTTGAATTTAATCCGGAAGCAATGTCAGGCTCGTTAGTCGCAGTACCGGTCCGTGAGCAGATAGACGTACCAGTAAACGAACAGCTTGTTGTTGAATTCTATGCACGTTAGTGAAACGAAAGGTGGGGGAGAATATGGAGCATGATCGTCATGAGATCATAGTACAGGAATCCACCCCGTCGTACGGTAAAATTACCGTTGAGCCTCTTGAAAGAGGCTACGGAGTAACACTGGGCAATTCATTGCGCCGTGTTCTTCTCTCCTCAATTAGTGGGGCGGCGGTCGTCGCCGTGCGCGTTGAGGGAGTCCTGCATGAATTCAGCACAATTCCGGGAGTTAAAGAGGACGTTATCGAACTTCTGGTAAATTTGAAACATATTCCCGTTCGCTGCCATTCAACATCGGTGCGCACCCTTCATCTCGAAGCCAAGGGACCGAAGGCCGTGACGGTGTCGGATATCGATCCAGACAGCGAAGTTGAATTTCCCGATCCGGAGGCGTACATCTGTACGCTTGAAGAGGGACATTCCCTGTCTATGGACATCTACGTCGCCACCGGTACCGGTTACGCGCCGATAGATCGTCCGCGGGCATCCTACCTGCCGGTGGATGCTCTTCAGACAGACGCCCTCTTTTCCCCCGTACAGCGTGTGAAGTACGACATTCAGGATAAACGTATGGGACAGCGTACAGACTACGACAGCCTTACGCTGGAGATCTGGACCAACGGCGTTGTGACTCCTGAGTCCGCAGTCATTCAGGCCAGCCGTATCCTCAAGGGATACTACTCCTCGATTGTGGATTCGCTTGCCGGCCCCGGAACAAGCGCTCTTGATGAGATCATTAAGAACGACGAGGCCTCGCGTGCGGCGGCGATGGGCGGAAACAAGGGCTTTGACGCGCACAGCGGACTCTCCGGCTTCCAGATGGGAGAGAACTCGATCTACTCACGTCCCGTGAGAGACCTTGAGCTTTCGGTGCGCAGTGAAAACTGCCTGCTCCGCGGCGGAGTCCATATGATAGGCGAACTCGTCTCCAGGACGAGGGACGACCTTCTGAAAATCCGCAACCTCGGCAAAATCTCTCTTAAAGAGATCGAGGAGAAACTGGCCAAATTCGACCTTCATCTCAGCGGCGATATCAGCACCCCGCTTGATGATGACGACGAGGATTTGGATGATAACGAACAGAATCTGAAGGAGGAATAACCAATGAGACACCGCATGAACACAAGGCGGTTGGGACGCTGCAGTTCCCATAGGTGGGCCATGCTCGGTAACATGGCTGCCAGTCTCTTCATCGAGGGCAGCATAGTAACGACAGAGACGAGAGCGAAAGAGCTCCGCCGCGTCGCCGAAAAGCTTATCACCAAAGCTAAGTCCGGCACGCTCAGCGACCGCCGTCTCGTGATCGCACGCATCCCTCACAAAGAGGCGGTAATAAAGCTGTTTGACGAACTCGGACCCAAGTATGCCGAGCGCAACGGCGGCTACACAAGAATCGTAAAGATCGGCGCGCGCGTCGGCGACTCCTCTCCGATGGCGGTAATACAGCTGGTTGACTAATATATGGCTCAAGAAAGACAATTCATACTCAAAGGCGCGGAGTTTTGCTATCCGAATGCCTCTGAAAAGATACTCAAGGGTATCGATTTAGAAATCCGCGCCGGAGAGTGGGTTGCGCTTCTTGGTTCAAACGGTTCCGGAAAGTCCACGCTCCTAAAACTTTTAAGCGCCCTGCTGCTCCCCACGCAGGGCCTTTGTTTTGTGGAGGGGCGAAATACCGCCGAGGCTAAGAGCGGCGAACTGCGAGGCGTTTCGGCGATCGTCTTCCAAAACCCTGAAGACCAGATCGTCGCCGCCACCGTGGAAGAGGAGGTCGCCTTCGGCCCGGAAAACCTCGGCTGCCCTTCGGCGGAGATATCGGCGCGGGTCGAAGAGGCGCTGGCGGCGACCGGACTGGCTGAGCGAAGAGAGAGTCTCGTATCATCCCTCTCGGGCGGCCAGAAACAGCGGCTGGCCCTCGCCGGCGCGCTTGCGATGCGTCCGCGGGCGCTCCTGCTCGACGAGGCCATGTCGATGCTCGATCCCCAGTCGCGCCGTGACTTCACGGAAATCATCGCGGCGGAGCACAAAAAAGGGCGAACCATAGTGGAGGTCACTCACAGGCTGGACGAGATCAGGGAGGCGGACAGGGTGGTCGTTCTTGCGGACGGAGTTATCGCGATGGAGATGCCGGCACGGGATTTTTTGCGGAAAAGCGACGCGGAGCTGCGCGCGATGAATCTCAGTAAACCGCCTTTGGAGCGTCTTTACGAACTGCTTGCGGAGCGCGGCCTGATACCGGAGGATACAGAAACCTCCGTCGAAAGCATCGGAGAAAAACTGCTATGCCGCTGACCGTAAAAGAACTCAGCTACACCTACAACAAGGGGCTGCCGACCGAACACCCGGCGCTGCACGAGATCTCCTTTGAAGTCGCCGCCGGAGAGATCGTCTCCGTCCTGGGGCACACGGGAAGCGGAAAATCGACCCTCGCGCAGCATCTCAACGCCCTGATAATACCGCAAAGTGGCACCGTATCCGTCGACGGTATCGATACGTCGGCCGGAACAGCCGCTGCCCGCGAGGCGCGCCGGAAGGTCGGCCTCGTATTCCAGTACCCGGAGGAGCAGATATTTGCCGAAACGGTAGCGGAGGAGATCGCCTTCGCGCCGCGAAACTGGGGGATCGGGGCGGAAGAGATAAAAGAGATCATTCCTAAGGCGGTCAAGGCCGTCGGCCTTGATGAAAAAATACTCTCCGCGTCGCCCTATAACATCTCCGGCGGGCAGAAGCGCAGGGTGGCGATTGCCTCCGTCATTGCGGCGGCTCCCTCATATCTCGTCCTGGACGAGCCGACGGCGGGGCTGGACGGCAGAGCCTCTCTGGAGCTGATCGAGACCCTTAGAAACTTTGCCAAAGAGGGGATGGGTATAATCCATATCACCCACGACATAGAGCTGGCGCTGGAGCTCAGCGCGAAGATACTGGTCCTTGAAGAGGGACGGGCGCTCTCCTGGGCCTCCCCGTGCGAGACCGCGGCGTTGATATGCGAAAAAAATATAAAGGGCCTTGCCGTCCCGGAGGTACTGGCGCTGGCAAAGCGGCTCAAAGCGGTGGGAAAGATAGAGAGCCTCGCCTGGAGCCCTGATGAACTGGTAAAGAGACTCGCTCCGGCGGCGTAAAAAAATATTTGACCCTGCCTGCGGCAGAGAGACTAAACAGGAGAAAAGATGGCAGCCTTTGATAAAATTGCGCTTGGCCAATACATTCCCGCCAAGTCGCCGGTCCACGCGCTCGATCCGCGCGCAAAAATAATTCTTACGATCGCCGTAATGGCCGCGGTCTTCATGACGCACACCCTGACGGCATTCATCATTTGGAGCATACTGCTTTTGTGCCTCACCAGATATTCCCGGATACCGTCGCGTGTCGTCGCCGCGTCGGCCCGTCCCGTCCTTATACTTATTATATTTACCTCGCTGCTGCACCTCTTTCTCACCCCCGGCGACGTCGTCGCCGGTATTGGCCGGTTTACGGTCACAAGACAGGGCATATACCTTGCGCTGACCATGGCGCTGCGTCTTGCCTGCCTCGTTATGTACGCCTCGCTGCTCACCTTCACCACCTCGCCGTCGCAGATATCGGACGGCCTTGAGGGACTGCTTTCGCCGCTGAAACGTATCGGCGTCCCGGCGCACGAAATAGCGATGATGATCACGATAGCGCTGCGCTTTATCCCGACCCTCTTTGAGGAGACGGGGCGGATAATAAAGGCGCAGAAGTCGCGCGGCGCGGAATTTGACGAGGGTGGACTGATGAAACGCGCAAAGGCCTACATTCCCGTGCTCATACCGCTCTTTGTGATCATCTTCCGGCGCGCCGAGAGCCTTGCGGTGGCGATGGAGGCGCGCGGCTACAACGGCGGCGCGGGGCGCACGCGCCTGAAACCGCTGCGTTGGCGGACTTGCGACAGCGCGGCGCTCGCGGTCTTTTTTGCCGTCTCTGCCGCCATCGTCTGCGGAGAGAGGTTCTTTCCGTTATGAACCGCTACGCGGCGGAGGTCAGTTACGACGGCGGCAAATTTTTCGGCTGGCAGATACAGCCGGAGCTGCCCACCGTGCAGCAGGCGCTAGAGGAGGCCATCTCCAAAATAAACGGCCGCCATACGCCGGTTGCGGGCGCCGGACGCACCGATACCGGGGTACACGCGAAGGGGCAGGTCTGCTCATTTGATATGGCCCGCGAATGGGAGCCGCGCCGCCTGCTGCTCGCGGCCAACGCGCACCTGCCGGAGGGAGTCAGCCTCATGAGGGCCGCCGCCGTGCGCGGTGACTTCCATGCCCGCTTCAGCGCCAAAGAGAGGGAATACCGATATTTCATCTGGAACGCGAGCGCCATATACCCGCATATAGTGGGAAAAGTCTGCTGGATAAAGCCGCAGCGTTACGACTGGGGCGCGGCTGCTGCGGCGGCGAAGGAGCTGCTTGGAAGTCACGACTTCAGAAACTTCTGCCGTCTTGAGGGAAACGAACAGAGCACCGTCCGGAAAATTACGAAGATACGCCTCATCGACAGAAGGCCCCTCGT is drawn from Cloacibacillus porcorum and contains these coding sequences:
- the truA gene encoding tRNA pseudouridine(38-40) synthase TruA, with amino-acid sequence MNRYAAEVSYDGGKFFGWQIQPELPTVQQALEEAISKINGRHTPVAGAGRTDTGVHAKGQVCSFDMAREWEPRRLLLAANAHLPEGVSLMRAAAVRGDFHARFSAKEREYRYFIWNASAIYPHIVGKVCWIKPQRYDWGAAAAAAKELLGSHDFRNFCRLEGNEQSTVRKITKIRLIDRRPLVVLQIKGDGFLHNMVRIILGNLEMAALGQISPPQIRELLNTEKSSRSDGGRTFPACGLYLWKISYGEKLWQTGRP
- the rpsM gene encoding 30S ribosomal protein S13, with translation MARLAGVDLPREKRIEIALTYIFGIGPAVANDIIKVTGIDPNTRVKDLSEEEEQKLRAEIEDNRLVEGDLRRDIAMNIKRLMDIGCYRGLRHRQGLPVRGQRTKTNARTRKGPKRTVAGKKKATK
- a CDS encoding DNA-directed RNA polymerase subunit alpha translates to MEHDRHEIIVQESTPSYGKITVEPLERGYGVTLGNSLRRVLLSSISGAAVVAVRVEGVLHEFSTIPGVKEDVIELLVNLKHIPVRCHSTSVRTLHLEAKGPKAVTVSDIDPDSEVEFPDPEAYICTLEEGHSLSMDIYVATGTGYAPIDRPRASYLPVDALQTDALFSPVQRVKYDIQDKRMGQRTDYDSLTLEIWTNGVVTPESAVIQASRILKGYYSSIVDSLAGPGTSALDEIIKNDEASRAAAMGGNKGFDAHSGLSGFQMGENSIYSRPVRDLELSVRSENCLLRGGVHMIGELVSRTRDDLLKIRNLGKISLKEIEEKLAKFDLHLSGDISTPLDDDDEDLDDNEQNLKEE
- the rplQ gene encoding 50S ribosomal protein L17, with amino-acid sequence MRHRMNTRRLGRCSSHRWAMLGNMAASLFIEGSIVTTETRAKELRRVAEKLITKAKSGTLSDRRLVIARIPHKEAVIKLFDELGPKYAERNGGYTRIVKIGARVGDSSPMAVIQLVD
- the rpsK gene encoding 30S ribosomal protein S11, encoding MAKRVQRSRKRKEKKNVSYGVAHIYSTFNNTIVTLTDKQGNALSWASGGNVGFKGTRKSTPYAAQMSAAQAAKVAQDHGVVEIDVVVKGPGPGRESAIRSLQAAGLQVNVIRDATPIPHNGCRPPKRRRV
- a CDS encoding ATP-binding cassette domain-containing protein, which encodes MAQERQFILKGAEFCYPNASEKILKGIDLEIRAGEWVALLGSNGSGKSTLLKLLSALLLPTQGLCFVEGRNTAEAKSGELRGVSAIVFQNPEDQIVAATVEEEVAFGPENLGCPSAEISARVEEALAATGLAERRESLVSSLSGGQKQRLALAGALAMRPRALLLDEAMSMLDPQSRRDFTEIIAAEHKKGRTIVEVTHRLDEIREADRVVVLADGVIAMEMPARDFLRKSDAELRAMNLSKPPLERLYELLAERGLIPEDTETSVESIGEKLLCR
- a CDS encoding ATP-binding cassette domain-containing protein, translating into MPLTVKELSYTYNKGLPTEHPALHEISFEVAAGEIVSVLGHTGSGKSTLAQHLNALIIPQSGTVSVDGIDTSAGTAAAREARRKVGLVFQYPEEQIFAETVAEEIAFAPRNWGIGAEEIKEIIPKAVKAVGLDEKILSASPYNISGGQKRRVAIASVIAAAPSYLVLDEPTAGLDGRASLELIETLRNFAKEGMGIIHITHDIELALELSAKILVLEEGRALSWASPCETAALICEKNIKGLAVPEVLALAKRLKAVGKIESLAWSPDELVKRLAPAA
- the rpmJ gene encoding 50S ribosomal protein L36, with product MKVRPSVKPICEYCRIIKRHGVVRVICSRNPRHKQRQGARR
- a CDS encoding energy-coupling factor transporter transmembrane component T family protein, producing the protein MAAFDKIALGQYIPAKSPVHALDPRAKIILTIAVMAAVFMTHTLTAFIIWSILLLCLTRYSRIPSRVVAASARPVLILIIFTSLLHLFLTPGDVVAGIGRFTVTRQGIYLALTMALRLACLVMYASLLTFTTSPSQISDGLEGLLSPLKRIGVPAHEIAMMITIALRFIPTLFEETGRIIKAQKSRGAEFDEGGLMKRAKAYIPVLIPLFVIIFRRAESLAVAMEARGYNGGAGRTRLKPLRWRTCDSAALAVFFAVSAAIVCGERFFPL
- the infA gene encoding translation initiation factor IF-1; translation: MAKEEVIEVKGKVVEPLPNAMFRVELENGHKILAHVSGKMRMHFIRILPGDKVLLQLSPYDLTRGRITYRYK
- the rpsD gene encoding 30S ribosomal protein S4, with the translated sequence MSRYTGPVCRLCRAEGAKLFLKGDRCYTEKCGLTKRNSKPGQHGTRRGKMSEYGLRLREKQKLRRFYGINETQFSTIYKKATGMSGQTGHNFLQLLERRLDNVVYRLGLGVSRSQARQLVCHGHFTVNGRKLDIPSALLKVGDVVAVAEGSRDVPTIKQNAEASASRSIPAWLEFNPEAMSGSLVAVPVREQIDVPVNEQLVVEFYAR